Proteins encoded by one window of Bubalus bubalis isolate 160015118507 breed Murrah chromosome 4, NDDB_SH_1, whole genome shotgun sequence:
- the LOC112584330 gene encoding olfactory receptor 6C74-like: MGNHTRVVMFILAGLTSDPQTKIVLFIFLLLTYMLSITCNLIIIMLTLVDTHLKTPMYFFLRNFSFLEILYTTTCIPKLLVMMATGDKTISYNSCMTQVFFAILLGASECYLLAAMSYDRYVAICKPLHYTTIMNGKICMQLVLSCWVAGFFVIFPPLLYGLNFDFCASNVVDHFYCDSTPLLQISCSDTKLIEMMGFISALVTLVITLVMVIISYTCIALTILRIPSASHRRKAFSTCSSHMIVISLTFGSGIFMYVKPSVKQRISFSKGISVLNTSVVPFLNPFIYTLRNQQVKKAFMNTIHRVVSFSKE; this comes from the coding sequence atgggaaATCATACAAGGGTGGTAATGTTTATTCTAGCAGGTTTAACAAGTGACCCACAAacgaaaattgttttatttatcttcctaCTACTCACCTACATGCTAAGCATCACTTGCAATCTTATTATCATCATGCTCACCCTGGTAGATACACACCTGAAgacccccatgtactttttccttcgaaatttttcctttttagaaatttTGTATACTACTACATGCATCCCTAAATTGCTGGTTATGATGGCAACAGGAGACAAAACCATTTCCTATAACAGTTGTATGACTCAAGTGTTTTTTGCCATTCTTCTTGGAGCATCTGAATGTTACTTACTGGCAGCAAtgtcctatgaccgctatgttgcCATCTGTAAGCCCTTGCATTACACAACCATCATGAACGGTAAAATCTGCATGCAGCTTGTCCTCAGTTGTTGGGTTGCTGGATTCTTTGTCATCTTTCCACCACTCCTCTATGGCCTAAACTTTGACTTCTGTGCCTCCAACGTTGTTGATCATTTCTATTGCGACTCCACTCCCCTCCTACAAATCTCCTGCTCAGATACAAAGTTAATCGAGATGATGGGATTCATCTCAGCTCTGGTGACACTGGTGATCACATTGGTAATGGTGATCATATCATATACCTGTATTGCCTTGACCATTCTAAGAATTCCCTCAGCTAGTCACAGGAGAAAGGCTTTTTCAACGTGTTCTTCTCACATGATTGTGATATCCCTTACTTTCGGCAGTGGCATCTTTATGTATGTTAAACCTTCAGTCAAAcaaagaatatctttttccaaagGAATTTCAGTGCTCAACACCTCTGTTGTTCCATTTTTGAATCCTTTCATTTATACCTTAAGGAACCAACAAGTGAAGAAAGCCTTCATGAATACGATACATAGAGTTGTTTCTTTCTCAAAGGAATGA